One segment of Alnus glutinosa chromosome 2, dhAlnGlut1.1, whole genome shotgun sequence DNA contains the following:
- the LOC133860226 gene encoding G-type lectin S-receptor-like serine/threonine-protein kinase At4g03230, with translation MIFCLYILLLCSCRVDCYAKDTLKHGEWITLKHGETLVSSGGRFELGFFNTTGSASNKSYVGIWYHEWDQKTFVWVANRDKPVLNGSTGVSFGIAEDGNLKVWDNTTGDVYWNTSVEISSSANRTVKLMDSGNLVLSDDGDDQLATSRWESFQNPTDTFFPGMKMNESLTLTSWAGDVDPGSGGFTFKQYKEESGHYVITKRLGRLDYWRSWMSGKLSSTDELMPYAIAYLLSNFSKSLNQTKYPLPPKSSAQLLLDYNYTRLVMNYNGELQYLKWDADKGNWSMIWREPEDNCSIYNACGKFGSCSINNRLKCKCLPGFQPTNPANWDSGDFLGGCNRNSTSSDNSDMFLNLKMMKVNNPDSRIYDANNETECRKQCLNSSLYQAYSLTDICWIWTENLSNLQEEYTNGGRNLSVRVAKSVIESSVRNCEPCGTNLIPYPLSTGLNCGDGMYFYFDCNSSTGQVSFKAPNGTYRVASIDPSTRTFVIQVKQVGYDRNSSATQLLNDSLPFIKSTRYIPESGNFSSGVEAEVEISWKTANEPSCTSSRDCKDWPNSTCNRGTDGKKRCLCNGSFQWDGSNLNCTKAGDYPQTSKEHSKGKMSTLTLIVLISLIEVFVLASATIVCIYLWRRKIARRQDNRRSNERNRVLRTLDSERHLNDLMGSGEFSEEDERGIDVPFFDLEGILAATDSFSDANKLGEGGYGPVYKGLFPGSQEIAVKRLSNVSRQGLQEFKNEVVLIAKLQHRNLVRLRGYCINGDEKILLYEYMPNKSLDSFIFDQKRSMCLDWEMRVNIILGIARGLLYLHHDSRLRIIHRDLKTSNILLDDEMNPKISDFGLARIIGGKETGANTTRVVGTYGYMSPEYALDGLFSIKSDVFSFGVILLEIISGKKNTGFYESELAMSLIGYAWRLWGEMKVLDLMDPTLHEVSNADQFVKCVNVGLLCVQEDPKNRPTMSNVITMLGSEVATIPTPKQPAFVSWRGLSSKATSSSKPDTCTELTSSTVEET, from the exons ATGATCTTTTGCTTGTACATACTGTTGTTGTGTTCCTGTCGTGTGGATTGCTATGCTAAAGACACCTTAAAGCATGGCGAGTGGATAACTTTAAAGCATGGAGAAACGCTCGTCTCCAGTGGAGGACGGTTTGAACTGGGATTCTTTAACACTACGGGAAGCGCTAGCAACAAAAGCTATGTCGGGATATGGTATCACGAATGGGATCAAAAAACATTTGTATGGGTTGCCAACAGAGACAAACCAGTACTTAACGGTTCCACGGGAGTTTCTTTTGGAATTGCAGAAGATGGCAATCTTAAGGTATGGGATAATACTACTGGAGACGTTTATTGGAATACAAGTGTTGAGATTTCTTCGTCTGCAAATCGAACTGTGAAGCTCATGGATTCTGGAAACCTGGTCTTAAGCGATGATGGTGATGATCAGTTGGCGACGAGTCGGTGGGAGAGCTTCCAAAATCCAACTGATACATTTTTTCCAGGTATGAAGATGAATGAAAGCCTGACGTTGACTTCATGGGCAGGTGATGTTGACCCGGGAAGTGGGGGGTTCACGTTTAAGCAATACAAAGAAGAATCAGGCCACTACGTAATCACAAAAAGGCTTGGACGACTCGATTATTGGAGAAGTTGGATGTCAGGCAAGTTGTCGAGCACAGATGAATTAATGCCCTATGCCATAGCCTACTTGTTATCAAATTTCAGCAAGAGCCTAAACCAGACCAAATACCCACTTCCGCCAAAAAGCTCAGCACAACTGCTGCTGGATTATAATTACACAAGGTTAGTGATGAATTATAATGGGGAATTACAGTATCTGAAATGGGATGCGGACAAGGGAAATTGGTCTATGATATGGAGGGAGCCGGAAGACAATTGTAGCATTTACAATGCTTGTGGGAAATTCGGCAGCTGCAGTATTAACAATAGGTTGAAATGCAAATGTTTGCCCGGGTTTCAGCCTACCAACCCGGCAAATTGGGATTCTGGAGATTTTTTGGGTGGGTGCAATAGAAATTCGACATCATCTGACAACAGCGACATGTTCTTGAACTTAAAGATGATGAAAGTGAACAACCCAGACTCTCGTATCTATGATGCAAACAATGAAACAGAATGCAGAAAGCAGTGCCTTAACTCCAGCCTGTATCAAGCTTATTCATTAACCGACATCTGCTGGATTTGGACTGAGAATCTAAGTAATCTTCAAGAGGAGTACACAAACGGTGGTCGTAACCTCTCTGTCCGCGTGGCAAAATCTGTTATAG AATCTTCGGTTAGGAATTGTGAGCCTTGTGGCACAAACTTGATCCCCTATCCGCTGAGCACCGGACTAAATTGCGGCGACGGCATGTACTTCTATTTTGATTGTAACAGTTCCACAGGCCAGGTTAGCTTCAAGGCTCCCAATGGCACCTATCGAGTAGCCAGTATCGATCCAAGTACACGAACATTTGTCATCCAAGTCAAACAAGTAGGATATGATAGAAATTCAAGTGCAACTCAACTTCTCAATGACTCATTGCCGTTTATTAAGAGCACGAGGTATATCCCTGAATCTGGCAACTTTAGTTCTGGCGTTGAAGCTGAAGTAGAGATTAGTTGGAAGACCGCAAACGAGCCAAGCTGTACTTCATCCAGAGACTGCAAGGACTGGCCAAATTCAACTTGCAATAGAGGAACAGATGGAAAGAAGAGGTGCCTTTGCAATGGAAGCTTCCAATGGGATGGCTCAAATTTAAATTGTACTAAAG CAGGTGATTATCCTCAGACTTCAAAAGAGCATTCAAAAGGAAAGATGTCGACGTTGACTCTAATTGTTTTGATTTCTCTAATAGAAGTGTTTGTTCTCGCAAGTGCAACaattgtatgtatatatttgtGGAGAAGAAAGATAGCTAGGAGACAAG ACAACAGAAGAAGTAATGAAAGAAATCGAGTACTTCGCACATTAGATAGTGAAAGACATCTGAATGACTTAATGGGCTCGGGTGAGTTCAGCGAAGAAGATGAGAGAGGCATAGATGTACCCTTTTTTGATTTGGAAGGCATTCTAGCAGCTACAGATAGCTTCTCAGATGCAAACAAGCTCGGAGAGGGGGGCTATGGGCCTGTTTACAAG GGCTTATTTCCAGGAAGTCAAGAAATTGCGGTAAAAAGGCTCTCAAATGTCTCAAGACAAGGCTtacaagaatttaaaaatgaagtgGTGTTGATTGCAAAACTTCAACATAGAAATCTTGTTAGACTTCGGGGATATTGCATAAATGGAGATGAAAAGATTTTACTCTATGAGTACATGCCCAATAAAAGTTTAGACTCATTTATATTTG ATCAAAAGCGAAGCATGTGTTTGGATTGGGAAATGCGCGTCAACATCATTTTGGGAATTGCTCGTGGGCTTCTTTATCTTCACCACGACTCTAGATTGAGGATCATTCATAGAGATTTGAAAACCAGCAACATTCTTTTAGATGATGAGATGAACCCCAAAATATCTGACTTTGGCTTGGCAAGGATtattggagggaaagaaacagGGGCAAATACAACTAGAGTAGTTGGAACATA TGGTTATATGTCTCCGGAGTATGCATTAGATGGACTTTTCTCAATTAAATCTGATGTTTTTAGCTTTGGTGTAATTCTACTTGAGATTATTAGTGGAAAAAAGAATACAGGATTTTATGAGTCAGAACTAGCCATGAGCCTTATAGGCTAT GCATGGAGATTATGGGGTGAAATGAAGGTGTTAGATTTAATGGACCCGACTCTACATGAAGTTTCCAATGCAGATCAGTTTGTGAAGTGCGTGAATGTTGGACTCTTATGCGTACAAGAAGACCCAAAAAACCGACCCACCATGTCAAATGTTATTACCATGCTTGGCAGTGAAGTTGCAACAATTCCAACTCCAAAACAGCCGGCATTTGTTTCATGGAGAGGCCTTTCTAGCAAAGCTACTTCTTCTAGTAAACCTGATACATGTACGGAATTAACAAGTAGTACTGTGGAAGAAACATGA